In Acaryochloris marina S15, a single genomic region encodes these proteins:
- the trxA gene encoding thioredoxin: MATKKQYKNFAELLAGSDKPLLVDFYAIWCGPCRMLVPILDQVSTLLKDKVQVVKIDTERYPELATEYHVHALPTLVLFKDGQPVERIEGVLPPEDIVSRVQPLL; the protein is encoded by the coding sequence ATGGCCACAAAAAAGCAATACAAAAATTTTGCCGAGCTCTTAGCTGGATCAGATAAACCATTACTGGTCGATTTCTATGCAATTTGGTGTGGGCCTTGCCGAATGTTAGTGCCCATCCTGGATCAGGTCAGCACTCTGTTGAAAGACAAGGTACAGGTGGTCAAAATTGACACAGAGCGTTACCCAGAGCTGGCAACGGAATATCATGTTCACGCTTTGCCGACCCTCGTTTTGTTTAAGGATGGCCAGCCGGTGGAACGGATCGAAGGGGTCTTGCCGCCAGAAGATATTGTCAGTCGAGTGCAGCCCTTACTCTAG
- a CDS encoding DUF4278 domain-containing protein, translating to MNLTYRGVSYEYNPPEVDMTSSEEVGQYRGLEWRFRNAHKTPVMQPSLNLVYRGVAYETGTPESEVTPTYTPAPTTPVAAPAVLTVQNMARSLMTSHHRWIKNRQQALLSRSAAEVGLSADAAQYWNHIQGKVHPSFRRSYDRSHAALS from the coding sequence ATGAATCTTACCTATCGCGGTGTTAGCTACGAATACAATCCCCCTGAAGTGGATATGACTTCTAGTGAAGAAGTCGGTCAGTATCGAGGATTGGAGTGGCGCTTTAGAAATGCTCACAAAACCCCGGTAATGCAACCCAGTCTTAACTTGGTTTACCGGGGCGTCGCCTATGAAACAGGCACCCCAGAGTCAGAAGTGACCCCCACCTATACCCCAGCACCTACGACACCTGTAGCTGCACCTGCTGTCTTGACTGTCCAAAATATGGCTCGGTCCTTGATGACATCCCACCACCGCTGGATCAAGAATCGCCAGCAAGCTCTGCTCAGTCGCTCTGCAGCTGAAGTCGGGTTAAGTGCGGATGCGGCTCAATACTGGAATCATATTCAAGGCAAAGTCCATCCTAGTTTCCGCAGGAGCTATGATCGCTCCCATGCGGCCCTCAGCTAA
- a CDS encoding NADPH-dependent FMN reductase, whose protein sequence is MTTILAVSGSLRSQSSNTRLVQAIAGLAPPGIKVEIYNGIAQLPHFNPELEGEPDLVAVEQWRTQLQAADGVLFCTPEYAHGVPGTLKNALDWIVSSGEFMHKPTAVISASPSPDGGDKANASLVQTLRVMMADIQEEAILCIPAISAKINAEGKLTDTSTEIALRSVLQALIPEEDCIFSLDS, encoded by the coding sequence ATGACAACCATATTGGCAGTTTCTGGGAGTTTGCGATCGCAATCTTCCAACACGCGTCTAGTCCAGGCCATTGCTGGGTTAGCACCCCCAGGCATCAAGGTCGAAATCTATAACGGTATTGCTCAATTGCCCCACTTCAATCCTGAGTTGGAAGGCGAGCCAGATCTTGTAGCCGTGGAGCAATGGCGGACTCAGTTACAAGCCGCGGATGGTGTCCTGTTTTGCACGCCCGAATATGCCCATGGTGTGCCGGGGACCTTGAAAAATGCTCTAGATTGGATTGTGTCTTCAGGCGAATTTATGCATAAACCCACCGCCGTCATCAGTGCTTCTCCATCCCCAGATGGCGGGGATAAGGCTAATGCCTCATTGGTGCAAACGCTGCGGGTGATGATGGCGGATATCCAAGAGGAAGCGATTCTCTGCATTCCAGCCATATCGGCAAAGATCAATGCTGAGGGTAAACTCACTGATACCTCTACAGAGATAGCCTTGCGATCGGTTCTTCAGGCTTTGATACCTGAGGAGGACTGCATCTTTTCCCTCGACTCCTGA
- the hisIE gene encoding bifunctional phosphoribosyl-AMP cyclohydrolase/phosphoribosyl-ATP diphosphatase HisIE, with protein MSSPAIPVDKIRYDAQGLVPAIVQDYLDGTVLMMAWMNPESLQKTMDTGRTWFWSRSRQELWPKGETSGHVQEVKSLRYDCDSDALLVGVEQIGDIACHMGERSCFHQVEGQVSAPPADTLSQVFDVICDRKHNPSPDSYTCQLFAAGDNKILKKIGEESAEVVMACKDDNADEIAGEVADLIYHSLVALAHHDVDIKDVYRKLQERRR; from the coding sequence ATGTCTTCTCCTGCAATTCCAGTAGACAAAATCCGATATGACGCTCAAGGGCTAGTGCCGGCCATCGTTCAAGACTATTTAGATGGCACGGTGTTAATGATGGCCTGGATGAATCCCGAGTCTTTGCAGAAAACCATGGATACGGGGCGGACTTGGTTTTGGAGTCGGTCCAGACAGGAATTATGGCCGAAGGGCGAAACTTCAGGCCATGTGCAGGAGGTGAAGTCCCTGCGGTATGACTGCGATAGTGATGCCCTCTTGGTCGGGGTGGAACAAATTGGCGATATTGCCTGCCATATGGGTGAGCGCAGCTGTTTCCATCAGGTGGAGGGCCAGGTTTCTGCCCCGCCTGCTGATACTTTGTCCCAGGTGTTTGATGTGATTTGCGATCGCAAACACAATCCCTCCCCCGACTCCTACACCTGCCAGCTATTTGCTGCGGGTGATAACAAGATTCTCAAGAAAATTGGCGAAGAATCCGCAGAAGTGGTGATGGCCTGTAAGGACGACAATGCTGACGAAATCGCCGGAGAAGTGGCCGATCTGATTTACCACAGCCTAGTGGCATTGGCTCATCATGATGTAGATATCAAGGACGTCTATCGCAAACTCCAAGAGCGGCGACGCTAG
- a CDS encoding FHA domain-containing protein — MSSAPKPQLFIPANSCLSHQALTEGGFWTPSVSMARFSPYPPQGYYRTLVGQSLWTLGREKACSIAFDDVTLSRQHALIFTTPLQEYYLSDLGSLNGSFINEQRVLHPTCLQHGDQVKLGQLGMEFQLASGLEPFQPHIHQKLVLMIQPSATQGKLWQELLIYQGVTVIWEKLTTSEDLRICLDNYALNESRLPDLLLIEAETLEPNPYEFCRWCHEAYPSVKVVLTCRGRTEVLPSELRWAKEQGATDLLPAFREDNMLTRVVDMVAQVNIVLKLLGSQELEQHTVATDFFSLLKDL, encoded by the coding sequence GTGTCATCAGCTCCCAAGCCCCAACTGTTTATTCCTGCCAATTCCTGTCTTTCCCATCAAGCCCTAACAGAGGGTGGCTTTTGGACTCCATCCGTCTCGATGGCACGGTTTTCACCCTATCCCCCCCAAGGATATTACCGGACCCTAGTGGGGCAGTCTTTATGGACCCTGGGACGAGAAAAAGCTTGTTCTATCGCCTTTGACGATGTCACCCTATCGCGCCAACATGCCCTGATTTTCACGACCCCTCTGCAAGAGTATTACTTGTCAGACCTGGGCAGCTTGAATGGCTCCTTTATCAATGAACAACGGGTTCTCCATCCCACCTGCTTACAGCATGGCGATCAGGTGAAGTTAGGCCAACTGGGTATGGAGTTTCAGCTGGCCTCAGGTTTGGAGCCGTTTCAACCCCATATCCATCAAAAGCTCGTCTTAATGATCCAGCCCTCTGCCACCCAAGGCAAACTCTGGCAAGAGCTGCTTATCTACCAGGGGGTCACCGTCATTTGGGAGAAGCTGACCACCAGTGAGGACCTGAGAATCTGTCTAGATAACTATGCGCTCAATGAAAGCCGATTGCCGGATCTTCTGCTCATCGAAGCAGAGACCCTAGAACCCAATCCCTATGAGTTCTGCCGCTGGTGCCATGAGGCCTATCCATCAGTGAAGGTGGTCCTCACCTGTCGGGGGCGAACTGAAGTTCTTCCCTCTGAATTGCGGTGGGCCAAAGAACAAGGAGCAACGGATTTACTCCCGGCGTTCCGGGAAGATAATATGCTGACTCGGGTGGTGGATATGGTGGCCCAAGTCAACATTGTTCTCAAGCTCCTCGGCAGTCAAGAACTCGAACAACACACTGTAGCCACCGACTTTTTCTCGTTACTGAAAGATCTCTAA
- a CDS encoding cation:proton antiporter → MSIATLILPLQDPVYAFSVLLVILLLAPLIAKPLKLPALVVLILLGCLLGSNGLGIIARDAQLIFLEKVGLLYIMLLAGLQMDLSDLQRLGMRALIFGLLTFGLPFAVGIVSGQVMISMGIIAVAGSSGLAAALLGILYSPHTLLAYPSMTRLGLAQRESIGVAVGGTVLTAMLTLVGFALIQAMAEGQIGLALWLKLLVGLPLLATLCFWGVPQLGRWFFNPKAEVPLGLQFIFVVATLFVIASATQGLGVDSIVGAFIAGLALNRSIPIESDLMNRIDFVGNSLFIPAFMVSVGVLANPKVFVSAPGSLGIAGVIIGGAVASKWVSAWLVGRWFDYEPMEVWTLFSLTIPRAALVLVITLFGKEAGLVDDNIFNAVIAYIVVTCLLGPILSEWAGQKLATQLEG, encoded by the coding sequence ATGTCCATCGCGACGTTGATTCTACCCCTACAAGATCCGGTCTATGCCTTTAGCGTGCTGCTGGTGATTTTGCTCCTAGCCCCGCTGATCGCCAAGCCCTTAAAGCTGCCTGCTTTGGTGGTGCTGATCCTTTTAGGGTGCTTGTTGGGGAGCAATGGCCTCGGCATTATTGCCCGAGATGCTCAGCTGATCTTTTTAGAAAAGGTCGGTCTGCTCTACATTATGTTGCTGGCAGGTCTGCAAATGGATCTGAGCGACTTACAGCGGTTGGGAATGCGAGCGCTTATTTTTGGGTTGCTCACCTTTGGCCTGCCCTTCGCTGTGGGAATCGTGTCCGGTCAGGTGATGATCAGTATGGGAATCATCGCGGTTGCTGGGTCGAGTGGGTTGGCCGCTGCGCTACTGGGGATCTTGTATTCGCCTCACACTTTGTTGGCCTATCCGAGTATGACCCGTTTGGGGTTGGCCCAACGGGAATCCATTGGGGTCGCGGTGGGAGGAACCGTGCTAACGGCAATGCTCACTTTAGTGGGCTTTGCATTGATTCAGGCGATGGCCGAGGGGCAGATTGGGCTGGCGTTATGGCTGAAATTATTGGTGGGCTTACCGTTGTTGGCGACTCTCTGTTTTTGGGGCGTTCCGCAACTGGGGCGCTGGTTTTTTAATCCCAAAGCAGAGGTTCCCCTGGGGCTACAGTTTATTTTTGTGGTGGCGACGCTATTTGTGATTGCCTCTGCTACTCAGGGGTTAGGGGTGGATTCGATTGTCGGGGCCTTTATTGCCGGTTTGGCTCTGAATCGTTCGATTCCCATCGAGAGTGATCTGATGAACCGGATTGATTTCGTCGGGAACAGTCTATTTATTCCAGCGTTTATGGTGTCGGTGGGGGTACTGGCCAATCCAAAAGTATTTGTTTCAGCACCCGGCAGTTTAGGCATTGCTGGGGTCATTATTGGGGGAGCAGTCGCGTCTAAATGGGTATCGGCCTGGCTGGTCGGTCGCTGGTTTGACTATGAACCGATGGAAGTATGGACCCTCTTTAGCTTGACGATTCCCCGAGCGGCCTTAGTGTTGGTGATTACGTTATTTGGCAAAGAAGCGGGGTTAGTGGATGACAATATCTTTAATGCGGTGATTGCCTATATTGTCGTCACTTGCTTATTGGGACCGATTTTGTCGGAATGGGCTGGGCAAAAATTGGCCACTCAACTCGAAGGCTAA
- a CDS encoding MFS transporter, whose product MKREVWIVSAIALVNSLSFTVLLPTLYPYGRQFGLNDFETSFLFSIFSIAQFLATPVIGQLSDRWGRRPLLIVSLAGTMLANLMAGMATVAWVLFLARFLDGITGGNNSVIQAVIADVTEPENRARGFSLFGAAFGVGFVLGPIISLGAQEISLGASFLVSALIAGIALGVTYFFLPETLEERPPQPHRLELGLAKLITGLTIPKVGILLFINFLIGTTFTIFTYAFQPYFINVLDQNPQSLALMFIVYGVLGVLMQTFGVPRLTKRFNLLLILFLALLIRSLAFLAMPIWPNLIYFVSITIFFSVFNSLVQPIINTLISLNANPQQQGMVMGLNSSYLSISNGIGPVIAGVLIRQSNLASYGYPLYLAGGCTLLVLLVAVQTRTKYAPS is encoded by the coding sequence ATGAAGCGCGAAGTTTGGATCGTCTCTGCCATTGCCTTAGTTAACTCCCTTAGTTTTACTGTTCTGCTGCCGACCCTGTATCCCTACGGTCGGCAGTTTGGATTGAATGATTTTGAGACCAGCTTCCTATTCTCGATTTTTTCCATTGCCCAATTTTTGGCGACCCCCGTCATTGGACAGCTTTCGGACCGTTGGGGACGACGGCCCCTATTAATTGTCAGTTTGGCAGGGACCATGCTGGCCAATTTGATGGCGGGTATGGCGACAGTGGCTTGGGTATTATTCTTAGCCCGATTTCTAGATGGGATTACCGGGGGCAATAACTCCGTGATTCAAGCCGTGATTGCGGATGTGACCGAGCCTGAGAATCGGGCTCGCGGTTTTAGTCTGTTTGGGGCTGCCTTTGGCGTTGGCTTTGTCCTCGGTCCCATTATTAGTTTGGGAGCCCAAGAGATCTCCCTCGGGGCTAGTTTTTTGGTGTCGGCTTTGATCGCCGGGATCGCCCTCGGGGTGACCTACTTTTTCTTGCCGGAAACCTTAGAAGAGCGGCCACCACAACCCCATCGGTTGGAGTTGGGGTTGGCCAAATTAATCACAGGATTAACGATTCCCAAAGTTGGCATTCTCTTGTTTATCAACTTTTTGATCGGTACGACCTTTACGATTTTCACCTACGCGTTTCAGCCTTACTTTATCAATGTGCTCGACCAAAATCCCCAGTCCTTGGCCCTGATGTTTATCGTTTACGGGGTACTCGGGGTGTTGATGCAAACTTTCGGAGTGCCTCGCCTGACGAAACGATTTAATTTGCTGTTGATCTTATTTTTGGCATTGCTGATTCGGAGTTTGGCCTTTCTGGCGATGCCCATCTGGCCCAATTTAATCTATTTTGTCTCCATCACCATTTTCTTTTCGGTCTTTAATTCCCTAGTTCAACCCATTATTAATACTCTCATTTCTCTCAATGCCAATCCTCAGCAGCAGGGTATGGTGATGGGCTTGAATTCGTCTTATCTCAGCATTTCTAATGGTATTGGCCCCGTGATTGCGGGTGTACTGATTCGCCAGTCCAACTTGGCGAGCTATGGCTATCCCCTGTATTTGGCGGGCGGGTGCACCTTGTTGGTGTTACTGGTGGCAGTGCAGACCCGCACAAAATATGCCCCCAGTTGA
- a CDS encoding FHA domain-containing protein: protein MITCTNCGHANPEGAITCEACYVELPKMSSCPSCHAQVPEDAVFCSQCGTSLEPGVEVPGLDMATAPTQVNAGAGIPATDVVSFETPSAIPATDVVVPLPDPPAMTPPDQVEMTEFPDVDLGYAPTEVTPPGSLPPPLAVEMSEQPTENVIPPSSLPTPPELDFEAPAPPMPPEASQPPMPPVAPPMPPVAPPIAFTPPAPEAPPAPPEPIISAAPQPTTTPIPEQPKPMPVGATQLQLPVARLLHERSNSNLDLPTNLNLVHIGKPNDRIPPDIDVSGFPDSDVVSRVHADIRVEPDGYYIEDTGSANGTYVNNQPLRPGDRYRLRAGDRISLGKEDKVGFIFHPG, encoded by the coding sequence ATGATTACCTGCACCAACTGCGGCCACGCTAACCCAGAAGGGGCCATTACTTGTGAAGCTTGCTATGTGGAGCTACCCAAAATGTCTTCTTGCCCCAGTTGCCACGCTCAGGTGCCAGAAGACGCCGTTTTTTGCTCTCAATGTGGAACCTCACTGGAGCCAGGTGTTGAAGTCCCCGGTCTAGACATGGCCACTGCTCCGACTCAAGTCAATGCAGGTGCAGGAATTCCCGCCACCGATGTAGTCAGCTTTGAGACTCCATCCGCAATTCCCGCCACCGACGTCGTGGTGCCCTTGCCCGATCCCCCCGCAATGACACCGCCTGACCAAGTCGAAATGACAGAATTTCCCGATGTGGACTTGGGATATGCCCCCACGGAAGTGACTCCTCCGGGCAGTCTTCCCCCTCCCCTAGCCGTCGAAATGAGCGAGCAGCCCACGGAAAATGTGATTCCTCCATCTTCTCTGCCGACACCGCCAGAATTAGATTTCGAAGCACCAGCTCCGCCCATGCCCCCTGAAGCCTCGCAACCCCCGATGCCGCCTGTAGCTCCGCCCATGCCGCCTGTGGCTCCGCCCATAGCGTTTACCCCTCCTGCACCAGAAGCTCCTCCTGCTCCTCCAGAACCCATCATTTCCGCCGCGCCGCAACCGACCACAACGCCGATTCCCGAACAGCCCAAGCCCATGCCCGTTGGTGCTACCCAACTGCAATTACCCGTGGCACGACTGTTGCATGAGCGGTCTAACTCGAATCTGGATTTACCCACCAATCTCAACTTGGTGCATATTGGTAAGCCCAATGATCGGATTCCCCCCGATATTGATGTGTCTGGCTTTCCCGATAGTGATGTGGTGTCCCGAGTCCATGCTGATATCCGGGTTGAGCCGGATGGCTACTACATCGAAGACACGGGCAGTGCGAACGGCACCTATGTGAATAATCAGCCGTTACGTCCAGGCGATCGCTATCGGTTACGGGCCGGCGATCGCATTTCCCTCGGCAAAGAAGATAAGGTCGGCTTCATCTTCCATCCCGGCTAA
- a CDS encoding CIA30 family protein translates to MAEPNRQSWDAGRFLQTLSYFEEIPVLNWFQKMMPGFTPPAPPPVQANLIFDFSQANDISQLWGAVDDVVMGGVSNSGLRQESGVALFTGNVSTANSGGFASVRTRNFDPPLNLSAHQGIELQVKGDGQRYKFLLRDQDRWDSIAYSHSFDTVAQQWITVRIPFNQLTPVFRAKTVNDAPLIESQQIRAMQMMLSKFEYDGALNPRFSPGEFRLIIKTIGVY, encoded by the coding sequence ATGGCTGAACCTAACCGCCAATCCTGGGATGCAGGCCGCTTCCTGCAAACTCTGTCCTACTTTGAAGAAATTCCTGTTCTCAACTGGTTTCAAAAAATGATGCCTGGATTTACGCCCCCTGCCCCACCTCCTGTTCAAGCCAACCTCATTTTTGACTTTAGCCAAGCCAATGATATTAGCCAGCTCTGGGGAGCGGTGGATGATGTGGTTATGGGAGGGGTGAGCAATAGTGGTTTGCGGCAAGAGTCAGGAGTTGCCCTGTTTACGGGGAATGTCTCGACGGCCAATTCCGGTGGGTTTGCCTCGGTACGCACGCGCAATTTTGATCCGCCCCTAAACCTATCGGCCCATCAAGGTATTGAGCTACAGGTGAAAGGGGACGGCCAACGCTACAAGTTTTTGCTGCGCGATCAGGATCGATGGGATAGTATTGCCTACTCCCACTCTTTTGATACGGTGGCTCAACAATGGATTACGGTTCGTATTCCCTTTAACCAACTCACCCCTGTGTTTCGGGCCAAGACGGTGAATGATGCGCCTTTGATTGAGTCTCAACAAATTCGAGCCATGCAAATGATGTTGAGTAAGTTTGAATATGATGGGGCTTTGAATCCTCGGTTTAGTCCAGGTGAGTTTCGACTGATAATTAAAACGATTGGTGTGTATTGA